The bacterium genome has a window encoding:
- the gltX gene encoding glutamate--tRNA ligase produces the protein MSDTSAVRLRFAPSPTGYLHVGGARTALFNWLHARKTGGAFILRIEDTDQERSTDAAYQAILRSMEWLGLTWDEGPGVGGPCGPYLQSERLEVYQQQAAALRASGRLYRCFCTGEEIAARNVARGEQESAGYDGHCRELAAAQVAAFEADGRAPSWRLRTPDEGETFWYDLVYDKREFRNDLITDRVVLKQDGFPTYNFAVVVDDHLMRISHVLRGDDHVSNTPFQLQIYDALGWERPKFGHMPMILGPDRKRLSKRHGATSVEEFRDQGILPDAMINYLALLGWSPGASGDEVFTREALVKAFSLKRVNSSPAAFDYDKLTHINAQHLKRLGPADRLALAEPMLDARGWALDPAWRAPADDTRDYLTKVLAMLGGRFSDLRRIPEQIGFFFTDDFPVDPEAAAHLAGAEIPARLLALADRLEAALPPQGPAPQDVYEEAVRGLAADLGLEAGDLIHPCRVALTGLTRSAGMFEVMWLIGGPRTVARLRAAAR, from the coding sequence ATGAGTGACACGTCCGCCGTCCGCCTGCGCTTCGCGCCCAGCCCCACGGGCTACCTGCACGTGGGCGGGGCGCGCACGGCCCTGTTCAACTGGCTCCACGCCCGCAAGACGGGCGGCGCCTTCATCCTGCGCATCGAGGACACCGACCAGGAGCGCAGCACCGACGCCGCCTACCAGGCCATCCTGCGCAGCATGGAGTGGCTGGGCCTCACCTGGGACGAGGGCCCCGGCGTCGGCGGCCCCTGCGGCCCCTACCTGCAGTCCGAGCGGCTCGAGGTCTACCAGCAGCAGGCCGCGGCCCTGCGCGCGAGCGGCCGCCTCTACCGGTGCTTCTGCACCGGCGAGGAGATCGCGGCCCGCAACGTGGCGCGCGGCGAGCAGGAGAGCGCGGGTTACGACGGGCACTGCCGCGAACTCGCCGCGGCGCAGGTCGCGGCCTTCGAAGCCGACGGCCGCGCGCCGAGCTGGCGCCTGCGCACGCCGGACGAGGGGGAGACGTTCTGGTACGACCTCGTCTACGACAAGCGCGAGTTCCGCAACGACCTGATCACCGACCGCGTCGTGCTGAAGCAGGACGGGTTCCCGACCTACAACTTCGCCGTCGTGGTCGACGACCACCTCATGCGCATCAGCCACGTGCTGCGCGGCGACGACCACGTCAGCAACACGCCCTTCCAGCTGCAGATCTACGACGCGCTGGGCTGGGAGCGCCCCAAGTTCGGGCACATGCCGATGATCCTGGGGCCGGACCGCAAGCGCCTCAGCAAGCGCCACGGCGCCACCAGCGTCGAGGAGTTCCGCGACCAGGGCATCCTGCCCGACGCGATGATCAACTACCTGGCGCTGCTGGGCTGGTCGCCCGGCGCCTCCGGCGACGAGGTGTTCACGCGCGAGGCGCTGGTCAAGGCCTTCAGCCTCAAGCGCGTCAACAGCTCGCCGGCCGCCTTCGACTACGACAAGCTGACCCACATCAACGCCCAGCACCTCAAGCGGCTCGGACCGGCCGACCGTCTCGCCCTCGCCGAGCCCATGCTCGACGCGCGCGGCTGGGCCCTGGATCCCGCCTGGCGCGCGCCCGCGGACGACACCCGCGACTACCTGACGAAGGTGCTCGCCATGCTCGGCGGCCGCTTCAGCGACCTGCGCCGCATCCCCGAACAGATCGGCTTCTTCTTCACCGACGATTTCCCCGTCGATCCCGAGGCGGCCGCCCACCTGGCGGGCGCCGAGATCCCGGCCCGCCTGCTGGCGCTGGCCGACCGGCTGGAGGCCGCGCTGCCGCCGCAGGGTCCGGCCCCCCAGGACGTCTACGAGGAGGCCGTCCGCGGCCTCGCCGCCGACCTGGGCCTGGAGGCCGGCGACCTGATCCACCCCTGCCGCGTCGCCCTGACCGGCCTGACGCGCAGCGCGGGGATGTTCGAGGTCATGTGGCTGATCGGCGGGCCGCGCACCGTGGCGCGGCTGCGCGCCGCCGCCCGCTGA